In the Colletotrichum lupini chromosome 4, complete sequence genome, CCTTGACGTTCTGCTGGTAGCCGCGGGTCAGGAAGAGCATGGCCTCGGCGTAGCGTCTCGGGGTGTCGAGGATGCCGGGGCGGTCGGGGTCTTCGCCGACGCATTCGAGGATGGTGCGGACGGCGCCCTTCATCTTTTCGAGACGAACGGCAGCCTGCTCGGGGGACTCGTCGAGACGTTCACGGGTTCCGAGGCCTGAAAAAGACATTGCGCATTAGTCAATTGGGGTTGCGCGGGGTCGGGAATGGCGTGACTCTTACTCGGGCGACTCAGGCCGTCAAAGTCGATCACCGGGCTCGGTGACCTCGTTACGACGCCCTCGGATTTGGGCTTGGACGACTTCTTCTTGGACTTGGATGTGGTGGTATCACGGGGATCGCGCGCAGGCTGGCTCAGGCTTGGGCGGCGCTGCTTCTTGGAGTGGTTGCCGTTGACTTTGGCATCGTCGTCGCCCTTGCGCTTCCTGCTGCTTCGCTTGCTTGACTGGCTCGCGGTCTCGGCTTCACTCCCGTCGCTTGAAGCGCTGTGGTGGCCATTCTGGTGCCTGCTCCGGCTTCTCTTCCTTTCTTTGACGGCTGCGCCCTCTGATTGGGTCATTGTGATATCTGGATCCGAGGAGAGGAGAGGGAATTGGTTGTCAAGGTCGGTGGTTGTGGTTATGAAGGTGGGAGAATGGGAACATTTGGGTGCTCCAAATGAACAAAAGTCCGTACGCAGGCGGCCCCCGCTGCGCTCATTCGAGACTCTGGAGGGAAATCGGAGCAGAAAATTCGGTTACGGCCGGCGTTATCTTATCGAGTGGTTTAGCGCGATTTCAGAGGTACCTCCCCCAGGATTCAGGATTGCAACGTGCTGCAGCAGTGCATTTCTGCCAGTCACCGGTGCAGCGGCCAGCCACGTTCAGCGCTCGCTACAGTGTAAGCTTGGTACTGCGGAAAATGGCTAGTTACCTCAGGTATCCACTTCTCCGATTCCCGTCTGACGCAAGGGTCCATTCCGGGTGGTACGTGCCTTCAGTGGAACCTCGCTCAAACATCCGCCCGTTTGTTTCTAGCCTGCCGTGCACGATCTACCTTAGGCACCTCAGTGTACATAGCTCAAACCTTGACACTGCCAAGGACTGGCCACGATCATGTGACAGCTGGCCGGGAAAACTCAGGAGACGCTCGACCTTAGTCATCCGGGACCCCGTGCTCCACTCTTTCCAGTGCCATCGACCGCAGCGCGCCTTTACACTCCAGACTTTAAGCTG is a window encoding:
- a CDS encoding GTP cyclohydrolase I, whose protein sequence is MTQSEGAAVKERKRSRSRHQNGHHSASSDGSEAETASQSSKRSSRKRKGDDDAKVNGNHSKKQRRPSLSQPARDPRDTTTSKSKKKSSKPKSEGVVTRSPSPVIDFDGLSRPSLGTRERLDESPEQAAVRLEKMKGAVRTILECVGEDPDRPGILDTPRRYAEAMLFLTRGYQQNVKDIVNNAIFQEGHNEMVIVKDIEIFSMCEHHLVPFTGKMHIAYIPKNQVIGLSKLPRIAEMFSRRFQIQERLTKEVAYAIMEILKPQGVAVVMESSHLCMVMRGVQKTTASTITSCVLGAFEKKEKTRNEFLSLVGLKT